In a single window of the Delftia tsuruhatensis genome:
- the ispF gene encoding 2-C-methyl-D-erythritol 2,4-cyclodiphosphate synthase — protein sequence MNFRIGEGWDVHALVPGRKLILGGIEVPHELGLLGHSDADVLLHAITDALLGGAALGDIGRHFPDTDPEFRGADSLVLLVEAARRVRATGLEIGNIDSTIIAQAPKLAPHIPAMRERIATALGLALDQVNVKAKTAEKLGPVGQQQAMEARAAALLFRA from the coding sequence ATGAATTTTCGTATTGGCGAAGGCTGGGACGTGCATGCCCTGGTGCCCGGGCGCAAGCTGATCCTGGGCGGCATCGAGGTGCCGCATGAGCTGGGGCTGCTGGGCCATTCCGATGCCGACGTGCTGCTGCACGCCATCACCGACGCGCTGCTGGGCGGCGCGGCGCTGGGCGACATCGGCCGGCATTTCCCCGACACCGACCCCGAATTCCGCGGCGCCGATTCGCTGGTGCTGCTGGTGGAGGCGGCGCGCCGCGTGCGCGCGACGGGCCTGGAGATCGGCAACATCGACAGCACCATCATTGCCCAGGCACCCAAGCTGGCACCGCACATTCCTGCCATGCGCGAGCGCATCGCCACGGCGCTGGGGCTGGCGCTGGACCAGGTCAACGTGAAGGCCAAGACGGCCGAGAAGCTCGGCCCCGTGGGCCAGCAGCAGGCCATGGAAGCGCGCGCGGCCGCGCTGCTGTTCCGCGCCTGA
- the ispD gene encoding 2-C-methyl-D-erythritol 4-phosphate cytidylyltransferase: MTDLLAAAAPAPLDSARLWALIPCAGTGSRAMAPRAPGTPASEPDLPKQYHLVAGAPMVAHTLAAFAGVARVHHTLVVIAPDDDFWSKGLPGPSPTRYCTVPCGGATRAESVTNGLQALLARGASAHDWVLVHDAARCLVTPALIDALIDACQHDAVGGLLAHKLPDTLKTAVTGPGGVRVAGTVDRSDKWLAQTPQMFRIAPLLDALRHAGAAVTDEASAMEAVGQRPRLVPGGAQNFKVTYPDDFALAAAVLSQREHGATLERYRGKRDQVPASGNPFF; encoded by the coding sequence ATGACAGATCTGCTTGCGGCGGCTGCGCCCGCGCCCCTGGATTCGGCACGCCTGTGGGCGTTGATTCCCTGCGCCGGCACCGGCTCGCGCGCGATGGCACCGCGAGCGCCCGGCACGCCTGCCTCCGAGCCCGACCTGCCAAAGCAATACCACCTGGTGGCAGGCGCACCCATGGTGGCGCACACCCTGGCCGCCTTTGCCGGCGTGGCGCGTGTGCACCACACGCTGGTGGTGATCGCGCCGGACGATGATTTCTGGAGCAAGGGCCTGCCGGGCCCATCCCCCACGCGCTATTGCACCGTGCCCTGCGGCGGTGCCACGCGGGCCGAGTCCGTGACCAACGGCCTTCAGGCCCTGCTGGCACGCGGCGCGAGCGCGCATGACTGGGTGCTGGTGCACGACGCGGCGCGCTGCCTGGTGACGCCCGCGCTCATCGATGCGCTGATCGATGCCTGCCAGCACGATGCCGTGGGGGGGCTGCTGGCCCACAAACTGCCCGATACGCTCAAGACGGCGGTGACCGGCCCGGGGGGCGTGCGCGTGGCAGGCACCGTGGACCGCAGCGACAAGTGGCTGGCGCAGACGCCGCAGATGTTCCGCATCGCGCCGCTGCTCGACGCCCTGCGGCACGCGGGGGCGGCCGTCACCGACGAGGCCAGCGCCATGGAGGCCGTGGGCCAGCGCCCGCGCCTGGTGCCCGGCGGCGCGCAGAACTTCAAGGTCACCTATCCCGATGACTTCGCGCTGGCCGCCGCCGTGCTGTCCCAGCGCGAGCACGGCGCGACGCTGGAGCGCTACCGTGGCAAGCGCGACCAGGTTCCGGCCTCGGGCAATCCGTTTTTCTGA
- the mfd gene encoding transcription-repair coupling factor, with protein MELPKLTPGKRFTLPRPVGSADALLLARLGEREKAAGRVTAIVTADASDAQRLIDEMAFFAPGLRCALFPDWETLPYDSFSPHQDLISERLATLWRINQRDKEQGADVVLVPATTALYRLAPPSFLAGYTFEFKSGQKLDEARLKAQLTLAGYQHVSQVVSHGEYAVRGGLIDLFPMGSLQPYRVDLFDDEIDSIRTFDPDTQRSLYPVPEVRLLPGREFPMDEDARARFRQRWRELLEGDPTRSRIYKDMGQGIATAGIEYYLPLFFDDTATVFDYLGQDATVVLHGDLEPAFQRFWQDTRERFRLVQGDPERPALPPEVLFLSADQFYTRAKEHAQLALRQGTEDVADSALFQKLDDLSVVRGAEDPLARLQKHITASAHRILLLAESDGRRESLLDFFRASGVNPPVFDSLAEFQGDAAEKIGIATAALMNGFAWVEEGLDFVTETELFATTPTGRRRRRQEQVSDVEALIKDLSELKVGDPVVHSEHGIGRYRGLVNMDMGQKNPDGTPALQEFLHLEYAGDAVLYVPVSQLQLISRYTGVSAEDAPLHKLGGSQWEKARRKAAEQVRDSAAELLNIYARRAARQGHAFRYSPQDYEQFANDFGFEETADQRAAIHAVIQDMISPQPMDRLVCGDVGFGKTEVALRAAFVAVTGGKQVAFLAPTTLLAEQHYQTLVDRFSKWPIKVAEVSRFRSGKEITAAVKGIADGSVDIVVGTHKLLSESTQFKNLGLLIIDEEHRFGVRHKEAMKALRAEVDVLTLTATPIPRTMGMALEGLRDLSVIATAPQRRLAIKTFVRNEGTGVIREAVLRELKRGGQCYFLHNEVETIENRKQKLEEILPEARIAVAHGQMPERELERVMRDFVAQRYNILLCSTIIETGIDVPSANTILISRADKFGLAQLHQLRGRVGRSHHQAYAYLMVPDLDSLTKQAQQRLEAIQQMEELGSGFYLAMHDLEIRGAGEVLGENQSGNMMEVGFQLYNEMLSEAVRSLKAGKEPDLLSPLSASTDINLHAPALLPDDYCGDVHLRLSFYKKLATARTSDQIDTLLEEIVDRFGKLPPQAQTLIDVHRLRVLSQPYGVVKVDAAPGVINITFKPQPPVDPMSIIHLIQKNKHIKLAGNEKLRIERALDNPKDRAQMVRDVLRSLGQPLVEAKAAQPA; from the coding sequence ATGGAATTGCCCAAGCTCACTCCCGGAAAACGTTTCACCCTGCCCCGCCCCGTGGGCAGTGCCGACGCCCTGCTGCTGGCCCGCCTGGGCGAGCGCGAGAAGGCAGCGGGCCGCGTGACCGCCATCGTCACGGCCGACGCCTCCGATGCCCAGCGGCTGATCGACGAGATGGCCTTCTTCGCGCCGGGCCTGCGCTGCGCGCTGTTTCCCGACTGGGAAACCCTGCCCTACGACAGCTTCTCGCCCCACCAGGACCTCATCAGCGAACGCCTGGCCACGCTGTGGCGCATCAACCAGCGCGACAAGGAGCAAGGCGCCGACGTGGTGCTGGTGCCCGCCACCACCGCGCTGTACCGGCTGGCGCCGCCCTCCTTCCTTGCCGGCTACACCTTCGAGTTCAAGAGCGGCCAGAAGCTGGACGAGGCCCGGCTCAAGGCCCAACTGACCCTGGCCGGCTACCAGCATGTCTCGCAGGTGGTCAGCCATGGCGAGTACGCGGTGCGTGGCGGCCTGATCGACCTGTTTCCCATGGGCTCGCTGCAGCCCTACCGCGTGGACCTGTTCGATGACGAGATCGACTCCATCCGCACCTTCGACCCCGATACCCAGCGCAGCCTCTATCCCGTGCCCGAGGTGCGCCTGCTGCCCGGCCGCGAGTTCCCCATGGACGAGGATGCACGCGCCAGGTTCCGCCAGCGCTGGCGCGAGCTGCTGGAGGGCGATCCCACCCGCAGCCGCATCTACAAGGACATGGGCCAGGGTATCGCCACGGCCGGCATCGAGTACTACCTGCCGCTGTTCTTCGACGACACGGCCACGGTCTTCGACTACCTGGGCCAGGACGCCACCGTGGTCCTGCACGGCGACCTGGAGCCCGCCTTCCAGCGCTTCTGGCAGGACACCAGGGAGCGCTTCCGCCTGGTACAGGGCGACCCCGAGCGCCCCGCCCTGCCGCCTGAGGTACTGTTCCTCTCGGCCGACCAGTTCTACACGCGTGCCAAGGAGCATGCCCAGCTGGCACTGCGCCAGGGCACCGAGGACGTCGCCGACAGCGCCCTCTTCCAGAAGCTCGACGACCTGTCCGTGGTGCGCGGCGCCGAGGACCCGCTGGCACGGCTGCAAAAGCACATCACGGCCAGCGCCCACCGCATCCTGCTGCTGGCCGAATCCGATGGCCGGCGCGAAAGCCTGCTGGACTTCTTCCGCGCCTCGGGCGTGAATCCGCCGGTCTTCGACTCCCTGGCCGAGTTCCAGGGCGATGCCGCCGAGAAGATAGGCATTGCCACGGCAGCGCTCATGAATGGCTTCGCCTGGGTCGAGGAAGGCCTGGACTTCGTCACCGAGACCGAGCTGTTCGCCACCACGCCCACGGGCCGCAGGCGCCGCCGCCAGGAACAGGTCAGCGATGTCGAGGCGCTGATCAAGGACCTGTCCGAGCTCAAGGTGGGCGATCCCGTCGTGCACTCCGAGCACGGCATCGGCCGCTACCGGGGCCTGGTCAACATGGACATGGGCCAGAAGAACCCAGACGGCACGCCCGCGCTGCAGGAGTTCCTGCACCTGGAGTACGCGGGCGACGCCGTGCTCTACGTGCCGGTCAGCCAGCTGCAGCTGATCAGCCGCTACACCGGTGTATCGGCCGAAGACGCGCCGCTGCACAAGCTGGGCGGCAGCCAATGGGAAAAAGCCCGGCGCAAGGCCGCCGAGCAGGTGCGGGACTCGGCGGCCGAGCTGCTGAACATCTACGCGCGCCGCGCCGCGCGCCAGGGCCATGCATTCCGCTACTCGCCCCAGGACTACGAGCAGTTCGCCAACGACTTCGGCTTCGAGGAGACGGCCGACCAGCGCGCCGCCATCCACGCCGTGATCCAGGACATGATCAGCCCCCAGCCCATGGACCGACTGGTCTGCGGCGACGTGGGCTTCGGCAAGACCGAGGTGGCGCTGCGCGCGGCGTTCGTGGCCGTCACGGGCGGCAAGCAGGTGGCCTTCCTCGCGCCCACCACGCTGCTGGCCGAGCAGCATTACCAGACCCTGGTGGACCGCTTCTCCAAATGGCCCATCAAGGTGGCCGAGGTCTCGCGCTTTCGCTCGGGCAAGGAGATCACGGCGGCCGTCAAGGGCATCGCCGATGGATCGGTGGACATCGTCGTGGGCACGCACAAGCTGCTGTCCGAGTCCACGCAGTTCAAGAACCTTGGCCTGCTGATCATCGACGAGGAGCACCGCTTCGGCGTGCGCCACAAGGAAGCCATGAAGGCACTGCGCGCCGAGGTGGACGTGCTCACGCTGACGGCCACGCCCATCCCGCGCACCATGGGCATGGCGCTGGAGGGCCTGCGCGACCTGTCCGTCATCGCCACTGCACCCCAGCGGCGCCTGGCCATCAAGACCTTCGTGCGCAACGAAGGCACGGGCGTGATCCGCGAGGCCGTGCTGCGCGAGCTCAAGCGCGGCGGCCAGTGCTACTTCCTGCACAACGAGGTCGAGACCATAGAGAACCGCAAGCAAAAGCTCGAGGAAATCCTGCCCGAGGCACGCATCGCCGTCGCCCACGGCCAGATGCCCGAGCGCGAGCTGGAGCGCGTCATGCGCGACTTCGTGGCCCAGCGCTACAACATCCTGCTGTGCTCGACCATCATCGAGACCGGCATCGACGTGCCCAGCGCCAACACCATCCTGATCAGCCGCGCCGACAAGTTCGGCCTGGCCCAGCTGCACCAGCTGCGCGGGCGCGTGGGCCGCAGCCACCACCAGGCCTATGCCTACCTCATGGTGCCCGACCTGGACAGCCTGACCAAGCAGGCCCAGCAGCGCCTGGAAGCCATCCAGCAGATGGAGGAACTGGGCTCGGGCTTCTACCTGGCCATGCACGACCTGGAGATCCGAGGTGCCGGCGAGGTGCTGGGCGAGAACCAGAGCGGCAACATGATGGAGGTAGGCTTCCAGCTCTACAACGAGATGCTGTCCGAGGCCGTGCGCAGCCTCAAGGCCGGCAAGGAGCCGGACCTGCTCAGCCCGCTGTCGGCCTCCACCGACATCAACCTGCATGCCCCCGCCCTGCTGCCCGACGACTACTGCGGCGACGTGCATCTGCGCCTGTCCTTCTACAAGAAGCTGGCCACGGCACGCACCAGCGACCAGATCGACACCCTGCTCGAAGAAATCGTGGACCGCTTCGGCAAGCTGCCGCCCCAGGCGCAGACGCTGATCGACGTGCACCGCCTGCGCGTACTGTCCCAGCCCTACGGCGTGGTCAAGGTGGATGCGGCGCCCGGCGTGATCAACATCACCTTCAAGCCCCAGCCGCCCGTGGACCCGATGTCCATCATCCACCTGATCCAGAAGAACAAGCACATCAAGCTGGCCGGCAACGAGAAGCTGCGCATAGAGCGCGCCCTGGACAACCCCAAGGACCGCGCCCAGATGGTGCGCGACGTGCTGCGCAGCCTGGGCCAGCCGCTGGTGGAAGCGAAAGCGGCCCAGCCCGCCTAG
- the serB gene encoding phosphoserine phosphatase SerB: protein MTDVTEFAPGLLIRGIQPPLKLADYKLIAFDMDSTLITIECIDEIADATGKKAEVAAITEATMRGEITDFKDSLRQRVGKLVGVTEADMARVLAERLKLSPGAETLVRAAQAAGLKVLLVSGGFTYFAEHVRGLLGLDFVRANVLEIRDGALTGGLIEQPWGDICDGAEKRRTLLEVASLLGIRPDQCIAVGDGSNDIPMMQVAGLSVAYHAKPRVRNEARVSINEGGLDRLLEVLR from the coding sequence ATGACCGATGTCACCGAATTCGCGCCCGGACTGCTGATCCGCGGCATCCAGCCTCCGCTGAAGCTGGCCGACTACAAGCTCATCGCATTCGACATGGACTCGACGCTGATCACCATCGAATGCATCGACGAGATCGCCGACGCCACCGGCAAGAAGGCCGAGGTCGCCGCCATCACCGAAGCCACCATGCGCGGCGAGATCACCGACTTCAAGGACAGCCTGCGCCAGCGCGTGGGCAAGCTGGTCGGCGTCACCGAGGCCGACATGGCCCGTGTCCTGGCCGAACGCCTGAAGCTGTCCCCCGGTGCCGAAACACTGGTGCGCGCCGCCCAGGCCGCGGGCCTGAAGGTGCTGCTGGTCTCCGGTGGCTTCACCTACTTCGCCGAACATGTGCGCGGCCTGCTGGGCCTGGACTTCGTGCGCGCCAACGTGCTGGAGATACGCGATGGCGCACTGACCGGCGGCCTGATCGAGCAGCCCTGGGGCGACATCTGCGATGGCGCCGAAAAGCGCCGCACCCTGCTCGAAGTGGCCTCGCTGCTGGGCATCCGCCCCGACCAGTGCATCGCCGTGGGCGACGGCAGCAACGACATTCCCATGATGCAGGTGGCGGGCCTGTCCGTGGCCTACCACGCCAAGCCCCGCGTGCGCAACGAAGCCAGGGTCTCGATCAACGAGGGCGGCCTGGACCGCCTGCTGGAAGTCCTGCGCTGA
- a CDS encoding ABC transporter substrate-binding protein, translated as MNHLIGNTSVKTSFRATASVIALAIASLTVPSLAQAKRLGGGKSVRPASIGKAPAQPAAPTAPTASKPATPSTPAAPAAPAAAATPAAAPAAAGPGMMGTLGAAAVGAVAGSMAGNALAGAMTPDKDAAAKEADAKAKAAEAEAAELQRKADEAKAKAEAARAAAK; from the coding sequence ATGAACCACCTGATTGGAAACACCTCTGTGAAGACCTCGTTCCGCGCCACTGCCTCCGTGATCGCCCTGGCCATTGCATCGCTGACCGTGCCCTCGCTGGCCCAGGCCAAGCGCCTGGGCGGCGGCAAGTCCGTGCGCCCGGCTTCGATCGGCAAGGCCCCGGCCCAGCCCGCGGCCCCCACGGCCCCGACCGCCAGCAAGCCCGCCACGCCTTCCACGCCGGCCGCGCCCGCAGCCCCTGCGGCGGCAGCCACTCCCGCAGCGGCACCCGCCGCTGCCGGCCCCGGCATGATGGGTACGCTGGGTGCCGCTGCCGTCGGTGCGGTGGCAGGCTCCATGGCCGGCAATGCGCTGGCCGGCGCCATGACGCCCGACAAGGACGCTGCCGCCAAGGAAGCCGATGCCAAGGCCAAGGCCGCCGAAGCCGAAGCGGCCGAGCTGCAGCGCAAGGCCGATGAAGCCAAGGCCAAGGCCGAGGCGGCACGCGCGGCTGCCAAGTAA
- a CDS encoding PaaI family thioesterase — protein sequence MSSIHLPVLEYLRRQIEGRLAGHESTHMRYPTAISQLLGFRIVAIGEAMAVVELDADAQRHGNQQGTVHGGLLCELADAAIGTAHSTLMAEGESFTSIDLKATFLRPVWRSRLCARAWAEHRGRTVSHYRCDIERDDGKTVASMASAVMTLRGEHAQGR from the coding sequence ATGTCTTCCATCCATCTTCCCGTGCTCGAATACCTGCGGCGCCAGATCGAGGGCCGGCTTGCCGGACACGAGTCCACCCACATGCGCTACCCCACGGCGATCTCGCAACTGCTGGGATTTCGCATCGTCGCCATCGGCGAGGCCATGGCCGTGGTGGAGCTGGACGCCGATGCACAGCGCCATGGCAACCAGCAGGGCACGGTGCATGGCGGCCTGCTGTGCGAGCTGGCCGATGCGGCGATCGGCACGGCCCATTCCACGCTGATGGCCGAGGGCGAGAGCTTCACCAGCATCGACTTGAAGGCCACCTTCTTGCGCCCGGTCTGGCGTTCCAGGCTGTGCGCGCGTGCCTGGGCCGAGCATCGCGGACGCACCGTGAGCCACTATCGCTGCGACATCGAGCGCGACGATGGCAAGACCGTGGCCAGCATGGCCAGCGCGGTGATGACGCTGCGTGGCGAGCATGCGCAAGGCCGTTGA
- a CDS encoding PLP-dependent aminotransferase family protein: MPASPVALLAGQLAADIRTGRLAPGALLPTHRDLAARHGLAVASASKVYAQLRKLGLVIGETGRGTFVRDRPQQREWDSGDEARLSASAAELSFNHPVWPGQAEMLRAMLRELAAGGDLAALMHQQPPGGRLHERRIVADFLARERGLTAEPERIFLVNGAQQGLDMAVRALLKPGDAVAVDALTYPGFRMLADLQQLALRPVPCLEDGPDLDALDALCARRRIHAIYCMPTLHNPLGWVMPLARRRRLVDIARRHDCLLIEDAAYNYLAGRAPPPLAALAPELCLHVSSLSKSLASGLRFGFIVVPEAWTGRVKAVVRASHWSMPGLVTAMATRWMASGAVGRQEQFMRSEARRRQAIARRLLSGMDVVGHPASLFLWLRLPEPLRMDRVATALAGQGIAVSQARAYATTRHAPHALRLGLSSVPLPELGPVLQQLRDTVEGLAP, from the coding sequence ATGCCTGCATCTCCCGTGGCACTTCTGGCCGGACAACTGGCCGCCGACATCCGCACCGGTCGGCTCGCCCCCGGCGCCCTGCTGCCCACGCACCGTGATCTGGCGGCCCGCCATGGCTTGGCCGTGGCCTCGGCCAGCAAGGTCTATGCACAGTTGCGCAAGCTGGGCCTGGTCATCGGCGAGACCGGACGTGGCACTTTCGTGCGCGACAGGCCGCAGCAGCGCGAATGGGACAGTGGCGACGAAGCCCGCCTGAGCGCGTCCGCGGCCGAACTGTCCTTCAACCACCCGGTCTGGCCCGGGCAGGCCGAGATGCTGCGCGCCATGCTGCGCGAGCTGGCGGCCGGCGGCGACCTGGCCGCCCTCATGCACCAGCAGCCACCGGGGGGGCGCCTGCACGAGCGGCGCATCGTTGCCGACTTTCTTGCCCGCGAGCGCGGCCTGACCGCCGAGCCCGAGCGCATCTTCCTGGTCAACGGCGCACAGCAGGGCCTGGACATGGCCGTGCGCGCCCTGCTCAAGCCGGGCGATGCCGTCGCCGTGGATGCGCTGACCTATCCGGGCTTCAGGATGCTGGCCGATCTCCAGCAACTGGCACTGCGGCCCGTGCCTTGCCTGGAGGACGGCCCCGACCTCGATGCGCTGGATGCACTGTGCGCACGCCGCCGCATCCACGCCATCTATTGCATGCCGACGCTGCACAACCCGCTGGGATGGGTGATGCCGCTGGCCCGGCGCAGGCGCCTCGTGGACATCGCGCGGCGCCACGATTGCCTGCTGATCGAGGATGCCGCCTATAACTATCTGGCCGGCCGGGCCCCTCCCCCGCTGGCGGCGCTGGCGCCCGAGCTTTGCCTGCATGTCTCCAGCCTCTCCAAGAGCCTGGCCAGCGGGCTGCGCTTCGGCTTCATCGTGGTGCCAGAGGCCTGGACAGGCCGTGTCAAGGCCGTGGTCCGTGCCAGCCACTGGAGCATGCCCGGCCTGGTCACGGCCATGGCCACGCGCTGGATGGCCAGTGGCGCAGTGGGCCGGCAGGAGCAATTCATGCGCAGCGAAGCCCGGCGCAGGCAGGCCATTGCGCGCAGGCTGCTGTCAGGCATGGATGTGGTCGGGCATCCGGCATCGCTGTTCCTGTGGCTGCGCCTGCCCGAGCCATTGCGAATGGACCGGGTGGCCACGGCACTGGCCGGGCAAGGCATCGCCGTCTCGCAGGCCCGGGCCTATGCGACGACAAGGCATGCGCCCCACGCACTGCGCCTGGGCCTGAGTTCGGTGCCGCTGCCGGAGCTGGGCCCCGTGCTGCAGCAGCTGCGGGACACTGTGGAAGGGCTGGCGCCCTAG
- a CDS encoding DUF3820 family protein, with protein MDSEMLQKLVQVQMPYGKYKGRLIADLPGNYLHWFAREGFPKGELGQLLALMRELDHNGLSHLLQPLRDTARGANAGS; from the coding sequence ATGGACTCCGAAATGCTGCAAAAGCTGGTGCAGGTGCAAATGCCCTATGGCAAGTACAAGGGGCGGCTGATCGCCGACCTGCCCGGCAACTATCTCCACTGGTTTGCGCGCGAGGGCTTTCCCAAGGGCGAGCTGGGCCAGTTGCTGGCGCTGATGCGGGAGCTGGACCACAACGGGCTGTCGCACCTGCTGCAGCCGCTGCGTGACACAGCGCGCGGAGCCAACGCGGGTTCGTAA
- a CDS encoding MetQ/NlpA family ABC transporter substrate-binding protein — protein sequence MLKKALSAIAIATLALTAQAADVLKIGATAVPHAEILNHIKPALKAQGIDLQIKEFSDYVQPNAAVEDKQLDVNFFQHQPYLDSYNKDRKTSLVAVPNGKVHVEPFGGYSQKIKNIKDLKDGATIAIPNDPSNGGRALILLAKNGLIELKDPKSLTPTPLDIAKNPKKLKFKELEAPLLPRALGDVDLALINTNYAIEAKLNPTKDALFIEGADSPYTNILVSRQDRANDPNIAKLVNVLHTPDVKKFILEKYKGAVVPAF from the coding sequence ATGTTGAAGAAAGCCCTCTCCGCAATCGCGATTGCCACGCTGGCCCTGACGGCCCAGGCCGCCGACGTGCTCAAGATCGGCGCCACCGCCGTGCCCCATGCAGAAATCCTCAACCACATCAAGCCGGCGCTGAAGGCCCAGGGCATCGATCTGCAGATCAAGGAATTCAGCGACTACGTGCAGCCCAACGCGGCCGTCGAGGACAAGCAGCTGGACGTGAACTTCTTCCAGCACCAGCCCTACCTGGACAGCTACAACAAGGACCGCAAGACCTCGCTGGTGGCCGTGCCCAACGGCAAGGTCCATGTCGAGCCCTTCGGCGGCTACTCGCAGAAGATCAAGAACATCAAGGATCTGAAGGACGGCGCCACCATCGCCATCCCCAACGACCCCTCCAACGGCGGTCGTGCCCTGATCCTGCTGGCCAAGAACGGCCTGATCGAACTCAAGGACCCCAAGAGCCTGACGCCCACGCCGCTGGACATCGCCAAGAACCCCAAGAAGCTCAAGTTCAAGGAACTGGAAGCCCCCCTGCTGCCGCGCGCGCTGGGTGACGTGGACCTGGCCCTGATCAACACCAACTACGCCATCGAGGCCAAGCTCAACCCGACCAAGGATGCGCTGTTCATCGAAGGCGCCGACTCGCCTTACACCAACATCCTGGTGTCGCGCCAGGACCGCGCCAACGATCCCAACATCGCCAAGCTGGTCAACGTCCTGCACACGCCTGACGTGAAGAAGTTCATCCTCGAGAAGTACAAGGGCGCCGTCGTTCCGGCCTTCTGA
- a CDS encoding EamA family transporter translates to MTTNTPWTRVWPLLAVLGSVTSLGVGTSLAKQLFPVLGAQGTSALRVGFAALILVAVWRPWRWPLGRAQAWALLRFGVALGAMNLLFYMALRTIPFGLAVAIEFSGPLAVAIYHSRRPVDFVWLALAVVGLALILPLGGSGAGQLVLDPVGIACATGAAICWALYILLGQRLGSVPSGQAVSLGLLFAAMVVVPFGVAEAGFKLLQPSVLLFGLMVAAISSALPYTLEMLALRRLPPATFGIALATEPAIAALMGMLLLHEQLIGTQWLAIACIMGAAMGSAITRPSSAAKAPVDATPAS, encoded by the coding sequence ATGACAACAAACACCCCATGGACCCGTGTCTGGCCGCTGCTGGCCGTGCTGGGCTCGGTCACGTCGCTGGGCGTCGGCACCTCGCTGGCCAAGCAGCTTTTTCCCGTGCTGGGCGCCCAGGGCACCTCGGCGCTGCGCGTGGGCTTCGCGGCCCTGATCCTGGTGGCCGTCTGGCGGCCCTGGCGCTGGCCGCTGGGGCGTGCGCAGGCCTGGGCGCTGCTGCGTTTCGGCGTGGCCCTGGGGGCCATGAACCTGCTGTTCTACATGGCGCTGCGCACCATTCCCTTTGGCCTGGCCGTGGCCATCGAGTTCTCGGGCCCTCTGGCCGTGGCCATCTACCACTCACGCCGTCCGGTGGACTTCGTTTGGCTGGCGCTGGCTGTCGTGGGCCTGGCGCTGATCCTGCCGCTGGGGGGCTCGGGGGCTGGCCAGTTGGTGCTGGATCCGGTGGGCATCGCCTGCGCGACGGGGGCGGCCATCTGCTGGGCGCTGTACATCCTGCTCGGCCAGCGCCTGGGCAGCGTGCCCAGCGGGCAGGCGGTGTCGTTGGGGCTGCTGTTCGCGGCCATGGTAGTCGTGCCTTTCGGCGTGGCCGAGGCGGGCTTCAAGCTGCTGCAGCCATCCGTGCTGCTGTTCGGCCTGATGGTGGCCGCGATCTCCAGTGCCTTGCCCTACACACTGGAAATGCTGGCGCTGCGCCGGCTGCCGCCTGCCACCTTCGGCATCGCCCTGGCCACGGAGCCGGCCATCGCGGCACTCATGGGCATGCTGCTGCTGCACGAGCAACTGATCGGCACGCAGTGGCTGGCCATCGCCTGCATCATGGGTGCGGCCATGGGCAGCGCGATCACGCGACCGTCATCGGCTGCGAAGGCACCGGTGGACGCCACGCCCGCCAGTTGA
- a CDS encoding Lrp/AsnC family transcriptional regulator, with the protein MPAISLDAFDRAILDILQRDNLTPQRLIAEKVHLSAPAVQRRIKRLHELGVIAANIAVVDPVRVGRPLTVLISVQLANERPDLSLAFRARVAREAAVQQCYYVTGEADYSLIVTAADMEEYQALATRLFAGDDNIRRYTTSIALERLKTGLQLPLAEHMHDNETI; encoded by the coding sequence ATGCCTGCCATCTCCCTTGATGCCTTTGACCGCGCCATTCTCGACATCCTGCAGCGCGACAACCTCACGCCCCAGAGGCTGATCGCCGAGAAAGTGCACCTGTCGGCTCCCGCCGTGCAGCGGCGCATCAAGCGGCTGCACGAACTGGGGGTGATCGCCGCCAACATCGCCGTCGTCGATCCGGTGCGCGTCGGTCGGCCGCTCACCGTGCTCATCAGTGTGCAACTGGCCAACGAACGCCCTGACCTGTCCCTGGCGTTTCGCGCACGTGTGGCACGCGAGGCCGCCGTGCAGCAGTGCTACTACGTGACCGGTGAAGCCGACTATTCATTGATCGTCACGGCTGCCGATATGGAGGAGTACCAGGCGCTGGCGACACGGCTGTTCGCGGGGGATGACAACATCCGCCGCTACACCACGTCGATCGCGCTGGAACGCCTCAAGACCGGGCTGCAGTTGCCGTTGGCAGAACACATGCACGACAATGAAACAATTTGA